Proteins from a single region of Phycisphaeraceae bacterium D3-23:
- a CDS encoding response regulator — MQTQPSTQPNSTDAPGHTILIADDEPHIRHLVGSKLRKAGFNVLEATNGKDALALANEYRPALIVTDFQMPVMSGFEMSQTLSKNEETAQIPIILLTARGHKIGLAELAQTGIRLVMDKPFSPRQLLDNVQEQLQ; from the coding sequence ATGCAGACCCAACCCTCAACACAGCCAAACAGCACGGACGCACCGGGCCATACCATCCTGATCGCCGACGACGAGCCGCACATCCGACACCTCGTCGGAAGCAAGCTGCGTAAGGCCGGCTTCAACGTCCTAGAGGCCACCAACGGCAAAGATGCGCTCGCGTTGGCGAACGAATACCGCCCGGCTCTGATCGTCACCGACTTCCAGATGCCCGTGATGTCTGGCTTCGAGATGAGTCAGACTCTGAGTAAAAACGAAGAGACGGCCCAGATCCCGATCATCCTGCTCACTGCTCGCGGCCACAAGATCGGCCTGGCAGAGCTTGCACAAACCGGCATCCGGCTCGTGATGGATAAACCTTTCAGCCCGCGTCAGCTTCTGGACAACGTCCAGGAGCAGTTGCAGTAA
- a CDS encoding HD-GYP domain-containing protein: protein MQGSLNRTYTDLASTQFEQRCHSLGLVVYRTDATEGLVCSVVDDTPLRAWLTRAPLMKAVAKALSDDSEEPAVLEPGVFLLLVDDEMGTGDRIGVLTLNDEADIDAGFAERCEADGLDAAALRETLATTPRHAAGAHATLSQTLAWNLADLRRVDHGNFAAEDLTEQLGQNYENITLLYRLGRSLSSLDSPQLIAQSVCTQLLETQEFGWVSAFFRASNQSVPELSGQCLVAGDLPGDRDQFKKLLEELTQGWREDRWSKLLQLGEHPLADLAQSEIILDPIQHDGRVIGAVLAGGKTGIDPEATSSDTQLVDAIAAFLGTFHENAARFNEQQMMFIGTLEAVSTALDAKDPYTYGHSDRVAHLGVELARAIGLEEQEVERIRIAGLVHDVGKIGVPEAVLCKTGKLTDEEYEQIKLHPRIGYNILKGIPKMEDVLDGVLYHHERWDGRGYPDRIAGENIPLYGRILAVADTFDAMSSTRSYRQAMPRDKVLAEIVRCSGSQFDPRLTGPFVALDFTKFDELVRYHEGLASQAA from the coding sequence ATGCAAGGCAGCCTTAACCGCACATACACCGACCTCGCGTCAACGCAGTTCGAGCAGCGCTGCCACTCACTGGGGCTGGTGGTGTATCGCACGGATGCCACCGAAGGCCTGGTGTGCTCGGTGGTCGACGACACGCCGCTGCGTGCCTGGCTGACACGCGCGCCTTTGATGAAGGCCGTCGCGAAAGCGCTGAGTGACGACTCGGAAGAACCCGCTGTGTTGGAACCGGGCGTGTTCCTGCTCCTGGTCGATGACGAGATGGGCACCGGCGACCGCATTGGCGTCCTCACACTGAATGATGAGGCGGATATCGACGCGGGTTTTGCCGAGCGATGCGAAGCCGATGGGTTAGACGCCGCGGCGTTACGGGAGACGCTTGCAACGACACCGCGTCATGCAGCCGGTGCACATGCGACCTTGTCGCAGACGCTGGCCTGGAACCTCGCAGACCTGCGTCGTGTGGACCACGGCAACTTTGCGGCCGAGGACCTGACCGAACAGCTCGGGCAAAACTATGAAAATATTACGCTCCTGTACCGGCTTGGCCGATCGCTGAGCTCGCTGGATTCGCCGCAGCTGATCGCGCAATCGGTCTGTACACAGCTGCTGGAGACGCAGGAATTCGGCTGGGTCTCGGCGTTCTTCCGAGCCAGCAATCAGAGTGTGCCCGAGTTGTCGGGCCAGTGCCTGGTGGCCGGCGACCTGCCCGGCGACCGCGACCAATTCAAAAAACTGCTTGAAGAGCTGACCCAGGGCTGGCGCGAGGACCGATGGAGCAAGCTGCTTCAGCTCGGCGAGCACCCGCTGGCGGACCTTGCGCAGAGCGAAATTATCCTCGACCCGATCCAGCACGACGGCCGCGTCATCGGCGCTGTGCTGGCGGGCGGCAAGACCGGGATCGACCCCGAAGCGACGAGCAGCGACACGCAACTGGTCGATGCGATCGCCGCCTTCCTGGGCACCTTCCACGAAAACGCAGCCCGATTCAACGAGCAACAAATGATGTTTATCGGCACGCTCGAAGCGGTCTCCACCGCACTGGACGCCAAAGACCCGTACACCTACGGCCACTCGGACCGTGTCGCCCACCTCGGGGTCGAGCTCGCCCGCGCGATCGGCCTCGAAGAACAGGAAGTCGAGCGCATCCGGATCGCCGGGCTCGTCCACGACGTGGGCAAGATCGGTGTCCCCGAGGCGGTCCTGTGCAAGACCGGCAAACTGACCGACGAAGAGTACGAGCAGATCAAGCTCCATCCGCGCATCGGCTACAACATCCTCAAGGGCATCCCGAAGATGGAGGATGTCCTCGACGGCGTGCTCTACCATCACGAACGCTGGGACGGCCGAGGCTACCCCGACCGGATCGCGGGGGAGAACATCCCGCTCTACGGCCGCATCCTCGCGGTCGCGGATACGTTCGACGCGATGAGCTCGACACGCTCGTACCGTCAGGCGATGCCGCGTGACAAGGTGCTGGCGGAGATCGTGCGCTGCTCGGGCTCGCAGTTCGACCCGCGGCTGACTGGGCCGTTTGTCGCGCTGGACTTCACGAAGTTCGACGAGCTTGTGCGCTACCACGAAGGCCTCGCCAGCCAGGCGGCGTAG